One window of uncultured Trichococcus sp. genomic DNA carries:
- a CDS encoding ECF transporter S component: MQTQKNKTYRIAILGILSAFIIIQTFVPFLGNIPIPPLNPTIIHITVIVAAFVLSTKDGMLVGLVWGLARMFKAYTLPASPLDLLLWTNPIIAVVPRVMVGLVAGLVFHAFLKRKKEKVGMVIAAVLGSLTNTVLVLGFIALFYGNEYATALNVDPSNLLKVLAGIVATNGLGEAVAAGLIAPFIAKALMKVRRK; encoded by the coding sequence ATGCAAACACAAAAAAATAAAACCTACCGCATCGCCATTCTCGGCATTCTGTCCGCGTTCATCATTATTCAGACATTCGTTCCCTTCCTGGGCAATATCCCGATTCCGCCATTGAATCCGACCATCATCCACATCACGGTCATCGTTGCCGCTTTTGTCCTGAGCACGAAGGACGGCATGCTCGTCGGGCTTGTCTGGGGATTGGCGCGCATGTTCAAAGCCTATACGCTGCCGGCTTCCCCGTTGGATCTGCTGCTCTGGACCAATCCGATCATCGCAGTCGTTCCGCGTGTCATGGTAGGGCTTGTCGCAGGACTTGTTTTCCATGCTTTCCTGAAGCGCAAAAAGGAGAAAGTCGGGATGGTCATCGCTGCCGTTTTGGGATCCTTGACCAACACAGTGCTTGTCTTGGGATTCATCGCCCTGTTCTATGGCAATGAATACGCCACAGCCCTGAATGTGGATCCTTCCAATCTGCTGAAGGTATTGGCCGGCATCGTCGCAACCAACGGACTCGGTGAAGCCGTCGCCGCTGGGTTGATCGCCCCATTCATCGCCAAAGCCCTGATGAAAGTCAGAAGAAAATAA